A single window of Dermacentor albipictus isolate Rhodes 1998 colony chromosome 1, USDA_Dalb.pri_finalv2, whole genome shotgun sequence DNA harbors:
- the LOC135904203 gene encoding uncharacterized protein, producing the protein MDDEEAGDGGHDKKEDEEEEEEDAGADDGAPGKGKRPPDSIMVQRKSARGGASNAGGANKSDSDAKSAVSMIMTIGGLVLFAVVVLGVVGFIIFKITQSEDSEPTEGTTAGAGSTTEALGGNGSLDEGGVSVVSFFNKIAAQKVRRVAHSGAQQFLVFAEAPEILNEVPASMNNYTGGSNSRLDVLDNL; encoded by the exons ATGGATGACGAGGAGGCCGGTGATGGCGGGCATGACAAGAAAGAGgacgaggaggaagaggaggaggacgcCGGAGCTGACGACGGTGCGCCTGGCAAGGGGAAGAGGCCACCCGACTCCATCATGGTGCAGCGGAAGTCCGCCAGAGG GGGGGCCAGCAACGCGGGGGGCGCGAACAAGTCGGACAGCGACGCCAAGTCTGCCGTCTCAATGATCATGACCATTGGTGGCCTGGTCCTCTTCGCCGTCGTCGTTCTGGGCGTCGTCGGTTTCATCATCTTCAAGATTACACAGT CCGAGGACAGCGAGCCGACGGAGGGCACCACCGCTGGCGCTGGGTCAA CTACCGAAGCATTGGGAGGCAATGGGAGTTTAGACGAAGGCGGTGTCTCCGTGGTGTCCTTCTTCAACAAGATCGCCGCCCAGAAAG TTCGCAGGGTTGCCCACAGCGGAGCCCAGCAGTTCCTCGTCTTCGCGGAGGCTCCGGAGATCCTGAACGAAG TGCCGGCCTCCATGAATAACTACACCGGAGGCAGCAATAGCCGCCTGGATGTACTGGACAACCTGTGA